One window of Pseudacidobacterium ailaaui genomic DNA carries:
- the pheS gene encoding phenylalanine--tRNA ligase subunit alpha → MSQDAIPKLSGYSEAALDLAFAELTREVESSAQALNSPESVEQFRLQWLGRKQGRLKLISDAWLKSAPVEAKKPLGQRFNQLKAQIEERLERASGASARFALDAEGIDVTLPGTRRALGPEHPLIKTMHEMVAVFKRMGYSVGVGPEVETDYYNFESLNFPPNHPARDTQDTLVIAGQERKPLRDRLLMRTHTSPVQIRTMEQQPPPVRIVIPGKVHRNDEADATHSPIFHQIEGLCVDTNITFSDLKGTLDHAMKEFFGSSVKTRFFPSFFPFTEPSADVQISCPFCGGKGCRKCKHSGWIELLGCGMVDPAVFGFVQQKQPAYDPKKISGFAFGMGVDRIAMMKYGISDIGLLYSGDVRFLEQFA, encoded by the coding sequence ATGTCTCAGGATGCTATCCCAAAATTAAGCGGCTACAGTGAGGCTGCTCTGGACCTGGCCTTTGCGGAGTTGACACGGGAGGTCGAGTCTTCGGCGCAGGCGCTCAATTCTCCTGAAAGCGTTGAACAGTTCCGTCTGCAATGGTTAGGACGTAAGCAGGGCCGGCTGAAGCTCATCAGCGATGCGTGGCTTAAGTCCGCGCCCGTAGAGGCAAAAAAGCCCCTCGGACAGCGCTTTAACCAGCTCAAGGCGCAGATTGAAGAGCGCCTGGAGCGTGCCTCAGGAGCCAGCGCTCGGTTCGCGCTCGATGCTGAGGGGATCGACGTCACTTTGCCCGGAACCCGCCGCGCGCTCGGCCCCGAGCATCCGCTGATCAAGACCATGCATGAGATGGTTGCTGTCTTTAAGCGCATGGGGTATTCGGTGGGCGTAGGTCCTGAGGTGGAAACGGACTATTACAACTTCGAGTCCCTGAATTTCCCCCCCAATCATCCAGCGCGTGACACGCAGGACACGCTCGTCATCGCCGGCCAGGAACGGAAACCGCTGCGGGACCGGCTGCTCATGCGCACGCATACTTCGCCTGTGCAGATTCGTACCATGGAGCAGCAGCCGCCGCCCGTACGCATCGTGATTCCCGGGAAAGTACACCGCAACGACGAGGCCGATGCCACGCACTCCCCCATCTTCCACCAGATCGAGGGCCTGTGCGTCGACACAAACATCACCTTTTCCGATCTCAAAGGCACGCTCGACCATGCCATGAAGGAGTTTTTTGGATCGAGCGTAAAAACGCGCTTCTTCCCCTCGTTCTTTCCATTTACGGAACCCAGCGCCGATGTGCAGATTAGTTGTCCTTTCTGCGGAGGTAAAGGCTGCCGCAAGTGCAAGCATTCGGGTTGGATTGAGCTGCTTGGCTGCGGCATGGTGGACCCAGCGGTCTTCGGCTTTGTGCAGCAGAAGCAGCCTGCTTATGACCCGAAAAAAATCTCTGGGTTCGCCTTTGGCATGGGTGTAGATCGTATTGCCATGATGAAATACGGCATCAGCGACATTGGCCTGTTGTATTCCGGAGATGTACGTTTTCTGGAGCAATTTGCGTGA